A segment of the Catenuloplanes nepalensis genome:
GGAACGGCCGCGCCCGGCGTGACCGCGCCCGGAACGACCGCGCCCGGCGTGACCGCGCCCGGAACGACCGCGCCCGGCACCGCATCGGAGGCGCCCGGTCCGAAGGGCACCGGTGCGTACCGGCCGGCCACCCGGCGGAGCCGCCGCAGGACGTGGGCCACGTGCGAGCCGAACAGTCCGCGGTACACGTGGCACTCGTCGACGACCACGTAGGTCAGGCGGCGCAGGAACGTGGACCACAGGTGGTGGTTGGGCAGGATGCTGTGGTGCAGCATGTCCGGGTTCGTCAGGATGAACCGCGAATTCGCCCGGATCCACTCGCGCTCCTCCGACGGCGTGTCCCCGTCGTAGCACGCCGGCCGCACCTCCGGGGCCAGCGCCGTCACCGCCCGCAGCTGGTCGGCCGCGAGTGCCTTCGTCGGCGCGAGATACAGCACCGTGGCCTTCGGATCCTCGGTGAGCGCCGACAGAGCCGGCAGCAGATAGGCGAGTGACTTACCCGACGCGGTCCCGGTGGCGACGACCACATGCCGGCCCTCCCGGGCGAGTGTGGCCGCCGCGGCCTGGTGCCGCCACGGCCGCGTGACGCCCCGCGCGGCCAGGGCCGAGCGCAGCGCCGACGGCACCCAGGAGGGCCATTCGACCGGGTCACCGGCGGCGGGCGGCACGTTCTCCACGTGCGTCACGGAGGGGGAGGTGTGCAGACGCCGCAGCAGTTCGGCCGAGGCGACCGCGGTGTGGCTCACGGCTTGCACTCTCGCACTGGTGTGCGGAAAACCCAAACGCGAACACGGAAGCACGGGGCCGCGCGATGCGACCGTAGCCGCCCGATGGTTAGATTCGATTGGGCGTAACCGCCGAAGTCACCGAGGAGGACTGATGGAGCTGCAGCTGGCGACCCGCACCGTCGCCGGGCACACGGTCCTGGAGGTCGGTGGCGAGGTCGACGTCTACACGGCACCCCGGCTGCGCGAGCGGCTGGTCGAGCTGATCGACGGCGGTGTGCGCGGCGTGATCGTGGACCTGGGCGGCGTCGAGTTCCTCGACTCGACCGGGCTCGGTGTGCTGGTCGGCGCGCTCAAGCGGCTGCGTCCGGTCGGCGGCACGTTCGGCCTCGTCTGCGCGAAGGAACCGCTTCTCAAGATCTTCCGGATCACCGCGCTGGATCAGGTCTTCCCGATCTACCCGTCGGTCGACGCGGCCGTGCAGGCCGCGGGCGGGACGGGTGCGGACTCCGGTCCGACCGCGTGATGGCGACTGTCCGGCTGGCGTTCTCCCCGGCTCCCGTCCACGTGCGCACCGCCCGTCTGGTGGGTGTGGCCGTGGCCCGTCGCGCCGGCGTGGCCGAGGAACTGCTCGACGAGGTGCGGCTGGCGATCGGCGAGGCGTGTGCCCGCGCGGTCGCGCTGCACCGGCAGTACGGCGTCTTCGCGCCGGTCCAGGTCGTGATGTCGGACGAGGACTCGTACACCGTCCGGGTGATCGACCGCGCGCCGATCGAGGCCGGCCTGGGCATCCCGTCGATCCCACCGGACGAGCTGGCGAACGAGTCGCTCTCCGACGACGAACTCACCACGGGTGTCGGATT
Coding sequences within it:
- a CDS encoding ATP-binding protein, encoding MMATVRLAFSPAPVHVRTARLVGVAVARRAGVAEELLDEVRLAIGEACARAVALHRQYGVFAPVQVVMSDEDSYTVRVIDRAPIEAGLGIPSIPPDELANESLSDDELTTGVGFALLAGFVDDLQVRPVEEGVGTEVRMAWPTHAA
- a CDS encoding STAS domain-containing protein, translating into MELQLATRTVAGHTVLEVGGEVDVYTAPRLRERLVELIDGGVRGVIVDLGGVEFLDSTGLGVLVGALKRLRPVGGTFGLVCAKEPLLKIFRITALDQVFPIYPSVDAAVQAAGGTGADSGPTA